One Brassica oleracea var. oleracea cultivar TO1000 chromosome C7, BOL, whole genome shotgun sequence genomic window carries:
- the LOC106306679 gene encoding transcription factor bHLH3-like produces the protein MNVTGESMVGQKFWENQEDRAMVESAIGTEACEFFISSNTSLPKLLPPPPPPPTDPNLQQGLRHVVEGSDWDYAVFWLASNVNSSDGCFLIWGDGHYRATQKGNSSDKEDDETKRRVLSKLHLSFTGSDEDHRLVKSGALSDVDMFYLASLYFYFRCDSTKYGPAGTYVSGKPLWAADLPSCLSYYRVRSFLARSAGFKTVLSVPVNCGVVELGSLKLIPEDKSVVEMVKSVFGGSDFVQAPKIFGRQLSLGGSKPRSMSINFSPKMEDDSGFSLDAYEVGGSNQVEAALYLTDEQKPRKRGRKPANGREEALNHVEAERQRREKLNQRFYALRAVVPNISKMDKASLLADAITYITDMQKKIRVYETEKQVMKRKESNQITPGDVDYQQRHDDAVVRVSCPLETHPVSKVVQMFRENEVTPHDTNVAVTEEGVVHTFTVRPQGGCTAEELKEKLIASLSQ, from the coding sequence ATGAACGTTACAGGAGAATCAATGGTTGGTCAAAAGTTCTGGGAGAATCAAGAAGACCGAGCGATGGTGGAATCCGCCATAGGCACCGAAGCTTGCGAATTTTTCATCTCTTCAAACACTTCCCTCCCCAAGCTACTCCCGCCGCCGCCGCCGCCGCCGACTGATCCCAATCTCCAGCAAGGCTTACGCCACGTCGTCGAAGGCTCGGACTGGGACTACGCCGTTTTCTGGCTAGCTTCAAACGTGAACAGCTCCGACGGCTGCTTCTTGATCTGGGGAGACGGCCATTACCGTGCCACCCAAAAGGGAAACTCATCAGATAAAGAAGACGACGAGACCAAACGGCGCGTGCTTAGCAAGCTCCACTTGTCTTTTACCGGTTCGGATGAAGATCATCGCCTGGTGAAGTCGGGAGCTCTTAGTGATGTAGACATGTTTTATTTGGCTTCTTTGTATTTTTACTTTAGGTGTGATTCGACTAAGTACGGTCCCGCTGGAACTTATGTCTCTGGGAAGCCGCTTTGGGCTGCTGATTTGCCTAGCTGCTTGAGTTACTACAGGGTTAGGTCTTTCTTAGCTAGATCCGCTGGTTTCAAGACTGTTTTGTCTGTACCCGTGAACTGCGGAGTTGTTGAGCTTGGTTCGTTGAAGTTGATCCCAGAGGATAAGAGCGTGGTTGAGATGGTGAAGTCGGTGTTCGGTGGATCTGACTTTGTTCAAGCTCCCAAGATCTTTGGTAGACAGCTGAGCCTCGGCGGGTCGAAACCGCGGTCGATGAGTATCAACTTCTCGCCCAAGATGGAGGATGACTCTGGTTTCTCCCTGGACGCATACGAGGTCGGGGGTTCGAATCAAGTCGAGGCGGCGTTGTATTTAACCGACGAGCAGAAGCCGAGGAAGAGAGGGAGGAAGCCTGCCAACGGGAGAGAAGAGGCCTTGAACCACGTGGAAGCGGAGAGGCAGAGGAGGGAGAAGCTGAACCAGAGATTCTACGCTTTGCGCGCCGTGGTGCCTAACATCTCCAAGATGGATAAGGCCTCTCTCCTAGCGGACGCGATCACGTACATTACCGATATGCAGAAGAAGATAAGGGTGTACGAGACGGAGAAGCAGGTGATGAAGAGGAAGGAGAGTAATCAGATCACTCCGGGGGATGTTGATTATCAGCAGAGGCACGATGACGCGGTGGTGAGGGTGAGCTGCCCGTTGGAGACTCATCCGGTTTCGAAGGTGGTGCAGATGTTCAGGGAGAATGAAGTTACGCCTCATGATACGAACGTGGCTGTGACGGAGGAGGGTGTGGTTCATACGTTCACTGTCCGGCCTCAGGGTGGATGCACTGCTGAGGAGTTGAAGGAGAAGCTCATTGCCTCTCTCTCGCAGTAG
- the LOC106306680 gene encoding CASP-like protein 2B1, with protein MSYSGVGSSPGNVAVSHGGKMKLIDRKLKLTEVLLRCSATALALLALILIVTDTQVKKIFTIEKRAKYTDMKALVFLVVANGITAAYSLLQSVRCVVGSMKGSVLLNKSLAWAIFLSDQAMAYMSVAAIAASAESGLIGIRGEEKLQWMKVCNMFGKFCNRAAGGTASALLASIAMVFVSSISAFSLFRLYGGATQRQPNDAVRK; from the exons ATGAGTTACTCGGGGGTTGGAAGCAGTCCTGGAAACGTCGCCGTCTCGCACGGAGGCAAGATGAAGCTGATTGATCGGAAACTGAAGCTAACGGAGGTGCTCTTAAGGTGCTCCGCTACTGCTCTCGCTCTCCTCGCGCTTATTCTGATAGTCACAGACACTCAGGTCAAGAAAATCTTTACTATTGAGAAGAGGGCTAAGTACACCGACATGAAGGCACTTGT GTTCTTAGTGGTGGCAAATGGGATAACTGCCGCTTATTCCTTGTTGCAGTCAGTTCGTTGCGTGGTGGGTTCGATGAAAGGTAGCGTTCTGCTCAACAAGTCCCTTGCTTGGGCCATTTTCTTAAGCGATCAG GCGATGGCTTACATGAGTGTGGCTGCAATAGCAGCATCAGCGGAGTCTGGTTTGATTGGAATAAGAGGCGAGGAAAAGCTGCAGTGGATGAAAGTGTGCAATATGTTTGGCAAGTTCTGCAACCGAGCGGCTGGAGGAACCGCCAGCGCCTTGCTTGCCTCTATAGCTATGGTTTTCGTCTCCTCCATTTCTGCCTTCAGTCTCTTCCGGTTGTACGGTGGTGCCACCCAAAGACAGCCAAACGATGCAGTGAGGAAGTGA
- the LOC106304429 gene encoding uncharacterized protein LOC106304429, protein MEGENPIEDRGFLGAPVTFFLVVVFQLLSKWLDQLKKKGSSNNNTKEAELRSEIKQLLREATALSQPATFAQAAKLRRSAATKEKELALYMEKHNKDVNLSYDLYGNVLIVSKVVVYLILVLWFWRTPIAMIAKQLVQPFGRLLSWGTGGHLAGHVMVGIIPWLILSTRVSKYVCKFVEF, encoded by the exons ATGGAAGGAGAGAATCCGATAGAAGATCGTGGCTTTTTGGGCGCTCCTGTGACATTCTTCCTCGTCGTTGTCTTCCAGCTGCTATCAAAGTGGCTCGACCAATTGAAGAAG AAAGGGTCGAGTAATAATAATACAAAGGAAGCAGAGCTGCGATCCGAAATTAAGCAGCTTTTGAGAGAGGCCACTGCATTGTCTCA GCCAGCCACATTTGCGCAAGCGGCTAAACTTAGGAGGTCGGCAGCTACTAAAGAGAAAGAACTTGCACTAT ATATGGAGAAGCATAATAAAGATGTAAATCTGTCTTACGATCTGTATGGAAACGTTCTGATTGTTTCAAAG GTTGTGGTATACCTAATCTTGGTACTTTGGTTCTGGAGGACTCCGATTGCCATGATTGCTAAGCAACTTGTTCAACCCTTTG GGAGGTTGTTATCTTGGGGAACAGGAGGTCACTTGGCAGGCCATGTGATG GTTGGGATCATACCGTGGCTGATACTCTCAACCAGAGTGAGCAAATATGTGTGCAAGTTCGTGGAGTTCTAA
- the LOC106304351 gene encoding uncharacterized protein LOC106304351, with product MSSMARDQNEQIVIQSSIALLQEKFRQLQRARELRAERELLNPKPNHQDTNILQYYSEPSSFGFFQFLPLKCQTTSSQKLLSLSLCPHSTSDPIEKPSLCHQWPNKEDKVVGVDRYDDVDTSLRL from the coding sequence ATGAGTTCGATGGCAAGAGACCAAAATGAACAAATAGTAATCCAGTCTTCTATCGCCTTGCTTCAAGAAAAATTCAGACAACTTCAGAGAGCGCGAGAGTTAAGAGCTGAGCGAGAACTCCTTAACCCTAAACCTAACCACCAAGACACCAACATCTTACAATACTACAGCGAACCCTCGAGTTTTGGTTTCTTCCAGTTTCTACCTCTAAAGTGTCAAACAACCTCGTCGCAGAAGCTCCTCTCCCTCTCCTTATGCCCTCACTCCACCTCTGATCCCATTGAAAAGCCTAGCCTTTGTCATCAGTGGCCAAATAAAGAAGACAAGGTGGTTGGGGTTGATCGATACGACGACGTTGATACGTCTCTACGTCTCTGA
- the LOC106303280 gene encoding endoplasmic reticulum oxidoreductin-1-like, whose protein sequence is MELHVCECPENEFPEPFKRPYNIAGLPSDNLICQEGKPQAAVDRTIDNIAFRGWVETNNPWTHEDDTDNGEMTYVNLQLNPERFTGYTGPSARRIWDSIYSENCPKCEFLLLYSFLLHLDVS, encoded by the exons ATGGAACTTCA CGTCTGCGAATGTCCAGAGAATGAGTTCCCTGAACCTTTCAAAAGACCGTATAACATCGCAGGTCTTCCTTCAGATAATCTGATTTGTCAAGAGGGGAAACCCCAAGCTGCTGTGGACCGTACTATAGATAACATAGCGTTCAGAGGTTGGGTGGAGACTAATAATCCATGGACGCATGAGGATGACACAGATAACG GTGAGATGACTTATGTAAATCTTCAGCTAAACCCTGAGAGGTTTACTGGTTACACTGGACCTTCTGCTAGAAGGATTTGGGACTCTATATACTCAGAGAACTGCCCAAAATGTGAATTTCTCCTTCTCTATTCGTTTTTGTTGCATCTGGATGTGTCTTAA
- the LOC106303864 gene encoding NADH-ubiquinone oxidoreductase 20.9 kDa subunit-like, translated as MNTDITALEKPQYPVVDRNPPFTKVVGNFSVLDYLRFSTITGVSVTVGYLSGIKPGIKGPSMVTGGLIGLMGGFMYAYQNSAGRLMGFFPNEGEVAASHQKRGGSFN; from the exons ATGAACACTGACATCACTGCCTTGGAGAAGCCCCAGTACCCTGTCGTCGATCGGAACCCTCCATTCACGAAAGTCGTCGGAAACTTCAGCGTCCTCGATTACCTCCGTTTCTCCACCATCACCGGCGTTTCCGTCACCGTCGGCTACCTATCAG GGATCAAGCCAGGGATCAAGGGACCGTCGATGGTGACGGGAGGACTGATCGGACTCATGGGTGGGTTCATGTACGCTTACCAGAACTCCGCGGGTCGGCTCATGGGCTTTTTCCCTAACGAAGGCGAGGTCGCGGCAAGTCACCAGAAGCGCGGTGGTTCGTTCAATTGA
- the LOC106305310 gene encoding uncharacterized protein LOC106305310, whose protein sequence is MEEERDGSRKSRKEKEMERRRLRDRERRQSMSQDERERHLARRRKNYQLRRQRAEVSRIGSQIQELTGEGSQLAVTSPPHSGDSSTVPLVDSDQSVGITVEEFGKLVGTIRLSRVKHLARTLRKWSTNGAEASSSNSGGTNAMTRRAMSSGLRLSRVKRLVRSKGQQEGLLSSQHSPT, encoded by the exons ATGGAGGAAGAGAGGGATGGATCGAGGAAAAGCAGGAAGGAGAAGGAGATGGAGAGGCGGCGTCTAAGGGATAGAGAGAGGAGACAGTCTATGAGCCAAGATGAGAGGGAAAGGCATTTAGCTCGGCGCCGCAAGAATTATCAGCTACGAAGGCAGAGAGCTGAGGTGAGCCGCATCGGCTCTCAGATCCAAGAACTCACCGGAGAAGGGAGCCAGTTAGCAGTGACATCACCTCCACACTCCGGAGATAGCAGTACTGTCCCGTTGGTTGATTCTGATCAGA GTGTGGGAATAACAGTGGAGGAGTTCGGTAAACTGGTGGGGACGATACGGCTTAGCCGTGTGAAGCATCTGGCAAGGACACTGAGAAAGTGGAGTACTAATGGTGCAGAAGCAAGCAGCAGTAATAGTGGAGGAACTAACGCAATGACAAGAC GTGCAATGTCAAGTGGGCTACGTCTGAGTCGAGTGAAACGACTGGTGAGATCAAAGGGACAGCAGGAGGGGTTGTTGTCGTCACAACATTCACCAACATAA
- the LOC106307056 gene encoding inositol transporter 4-like, translated as MLGVAGVPAIVQFVLMLSLPESPRWLYRKDRVAESRAILERIYPAEEVEAEMEALRESVEADEAIIGDSFGAKLKGAFANAVVRRGLAAGVTVQVAQQFVGINTVMYYSPSIVQFAGYASNSTAMALSLITSGLNAIGSIVSMMFVDRYGRRKLMIISMFGIISCLIILATVFSQAAIHAPKIDALESTTFSPNATCPAFAPLATPNAPPSGWNCMKCLRSECGFCASGVQPYAPGACVVLSDDMKATCHSKGRTYFKDGCPSKFGFLAIVFLGLYIVVYAPGMGTVPWIVNSEIYPLRYRGLGGGIAAVSNWVSNLIVSESFLSLTHALGSSGTFLLFAGFSTVGLFFIWLLVPETKGLQFEEVEKLLEAGYKPSLLRRRNKAKGADTA; from the coding sequence ATGTTGGGAGTTGCGGGAGTTCCGGCGATAGTTCAGTTTGTGTTGATGCTGTCACTGCCGGAGTCTCCACGGTGGCTATACAGAAAAGACAGAGTTGCGGAGTCGAGAGCGATTCTCGAGAGAATATACCCGGCGGAGGAGGTGGAGGCGGAGATGGAGGCGTTGAGAGAGTCTGTGGAGGCGGACGAGGCCATCATCGGAGATAGTTTTGGCGCCAAACTCAAAGGAGCGTTTGCGAACGCTGTCGTCCGACGTGGACTCGCGGCTGGTGTTACGGTCCAGGTGGCGCAACAGTTTGTGGGGATCAACACGGTGATGTATTACAGTCCCTCCATTGTGCAGTTCGCTGGTTACGCGTCCAACAGTACAGCCATGGCTTTGTCTCTTATAACTTCTGGTCTTAACGCGATTGGTTCGATTGTGAGCATGATGTTTGTGGATCGGTACGGGAGAAGGAAGCTGATGATCATCTCTATGTTTGGGATCATATCGTGTCTTATTATCTTGGCCACGGTGTTCTCACAAGCGGCCATTCATGCGCCCAAGATCGATGCATTGGAGTCAACCACGTTTTCTCCAAACGCTACTTGTCCAGCGTTTGCGCCGCTCGCGACCCCAAACGCTCCTCCCTCGGGTTGGAACTGCATGAAGTGTCTCAGGTCCGAATGTGGGTTCTGCGCCAGCGGAGTACAGCCGTATGCGCCAGGAGCATGCGTGGTGTTATCAGACGACATGAAGGCGACGTGTCACTCAAAGGGAAGAACGTACTTCAAAGATGGGTGTCCTAGCAAGTTTGGATTCTTGGCAATAGTGTTTTTGGGGCTTTACATTGTAGTGTACGCACCAGGTATGGGGACTGTCCCATGGATTGTCAACTCTGAGATCTATCCGCTTAGATATAGAGGTCTTGGAGGAGGAATAGCTGCCGTCTCGAATTGGGTCTCTAATCTGATTGTGAGCGAGAGCTTTCTCTCACTCACACATGCGCTCGGCTCCTCTGGGACTTTCCTTCTCTTTGCTGGCTTCTCAACGGTTGGACTCTTCTTCATTTGGCTGCTCGTGCCTGAGACCAAAGGACTTCAGTTTGAGGAGGTCGAGAAGTTGCTCGAGGCTGGCTACAAACCTAGTCTCTTACGGCGGAGGAACAAGGCCAAAGGTGCTGATACGGCTTAA
- the LOC106306790 gene encoding U-box domain-containing protein 4-like, giving the protein MVSVEDSLSHSNSTRLQLTTNFYGSPSSSTERIHRQTGRSMRTVRSNFYQSGDQSCSFVGDEYLSDSVVDMRLGELASKKTNLSAHSKASSVIDEVFLDISQAFSDFSACSSDISGELHRLACLPSPDVNENVRVQDPEPCLGFLERESFSTEIIECISPEDLQPTVKLCVDGLRSSSVAIKRSAAAKLRLLAKNRADNRLLIGESGAIQALIPLLRCNDPLTQEHGVTALLNLSLHDQNKSVIVAGGAIKPLVWVLKTGTETSKQNAACALLSLALVEENKNSIGVCGSIPPLVSLILNGSCRGKKDALTTLYKLCTLQQNKERAVAAGAVKPLVELVGEEGTGMAEKAMVVLSSLAGIEEGKEAIVEEGGIAALVEAIEDGSVKGKEFAVLTLLQLCGDSVRNRGLLVREGAIPPLVGLSQSGSVSVRAKRKAERLLGYLRESRKEGSSSSP; this is encoded by the exons ATGGTTTCCGTGGAGGATTCGTTATCACATTCAAACTCAACCCGCCTCCAATTAACAACGAACTTCTACGGCTCACCTTCCTCGTCGACGGAGAGGATACACCGTCAAACTGGCCGGTCGATGAGAACGGTTAGATCTAACTTCTACCAAAGCGGAGACCAGTCCTGCTCATTCGTCGGCGACGAGTACCTTTCCGATTCCGTCGTCGACATGAGGCTCGGCGAGCTAGCTTCGAAAAAAACCAACTTATCGGCCCATTCAAAAGCTTCCTCAGTGATAGATGAAGTCTTCCTCGACATCTCTCAAGCGTTTAGCGATTTCTCCGCGTGTAGCAGCGATATCTCCGGTGAGCTTCATCGTCTCGCTTGCTTGCCATCGCCGGATGTTAACGAGAACGTGAGAGTGCAAGATCCAGAGCCGTGTCTAGGGTTTCTGGAGAGGGAAAGCTTCTCCACGGAGATCATCGAGTGTATCTCGCCGGAAGATCTGCAGCCGACGGTGAAGCTCTGCGTCGACGGACTTCGATCATCTTCCGTTGCTATTAAACGATCCGCGGCCGCGAAGCTGAGGCTACTGGCGAAGAATCGTGCGGATAACCGTTTGTTGATTGGGGAGTCTGGAGCTATCCAAGCTCTGATTCCGCTTCTTCGTTGCAACGATCCGTTGACGCAGGAGCATGGCGTTACAGCTCTGTTGAACCTCTCTCTTCACGATCAGAACAAATCTGTTATCGTTGCGGGAGGAGCTATCAAGCCGTTGGTGTGGGTGCTTAAGACGGGGACGGAGACTTCAAAGCAGAACGCCGCGTGCGCATTGCTCAGCTTGGCCCTCGTGGAGGAGAACAAGAACTCGATCGGAGTGTGCGGTTCGATTCCGCCGCTTGTTTCTCTTATATTGAATGGATCTTGCAGGGGGAAGAAGGACGCGCTCACGACGCTTTACAAGCTTTGCACGCTTCAGCAGAATAAAGAGAGAGCGGTTGCAGCTGGAGCGGTGAAGCCGTTGGTGGAGCTTGTGGGGGAGGAAGGGACGGGAATGGCGGAGAAGGCGATGGTGGTTCTGAGCAGCTTGGCGGGGATTGAGGAAGGTAAAGAAGCTATTGTTGAGGAAGGAGGGATCGCGGCGCTCGTGGAGGCTATTGAGGATGGATCGGTGAAAGGGAAAGAGTTTGCGGTGTTGACGTTGTTGCAGCTTTGTGGTGATAGTGTCAGGAACCGTGGGTTGCTTGTGAGGGAAGGTGCGATTCCTCCGCTTGTGGGTCTCTCCCAGAGCGGCAGCGTTAGCGTTAGAGCTAAACGCAAG GCAGAAAGACTTCTGGGTTATCTTAGGGAGTCAAGGAAGGAGGGAAGTTCATCAAGCCCTTGA